The Paenibacillus polymyxa M1 DNA segment TTTCTAATCGTTCAGACCTGCCAAACGCACTTCTCACGGGTGAAAACTGAGAACTCCCACCACTACGCGGAAATAAAATGTTGAATTCGCGGCAGCGCACAGAGCAAAAAAAGTCCTGACATCTCAGGATTTTTTTTGTTTCTTCAATTTCTCATCAGACTTACATAGCCTTCGGCTTCTTCTCTTCTTTTTAGAGTTACATCATCGTGGAAAGTAAACTCGACAATACATCGTTCCTGATAAATTTAAAATTGATAGTATTTATGAAATTATAAGAAAATCACAAATGTGTTTAATAGAGCCTAAAAGAAAAAAGCAATCTCCCGCCGAAAGAAAAACCGCTTAGTATTGTCAAACCCTTGATATTACTTGGTTTTTCAATGCGTGACAATGTATCATAATATCCTTCTTATGGGACCGCCGGGTGCTGGAAAAACGATGCTCTCCAGGAGAGCCCTTAGAACCTTCTTCTCCTTCCATGAAGAAGGCGGTCGCCCTTAAATATACGCCTGGTGAGAGCGAAGCGCCGATCGTCGTTGCCAAGGGGAGCGGCCCATTGCGGATAGCATTTTAGAAAAAGCCAAAGAACATGGTGTTCCTGTTCAGGAGGATGCTGCGCTAGTTAAAGTGCTGTCCAAGCTGGATTTGGGCGAGTCCCGGAATCAAGACCAGGTACCCCAGCAGTCGATAAGCTAACCTTAATTGACAAATAATCTGTCGTCAGATAAGCTTAGTTGAGGATTTGAAATTAGGGTTGAGAGCTAAATTTAGAATATTATATATGCAATAAATGAAAATTTGGAAGCACCTTTTTTCATATAGGCAATGATTCCCGAGAGGGACATTTCAATATGAGGAGAGGTGCTTTTTTGATATGTATGGAAAATTACATGGAGCTTGTCTATATGGGATAGATGGCGTTCTGATCGAAGTTGAGACTGATTTGTCCAATGGCTTGCCTCAGACCGCGATTATCGGATTACCGGATTCAGCGATTCGAGAGGCAGTAGAGCGTGTGAGAGCAGCAATCAAAAACTGCGGTTTCAAATATCCGTCCCAGCGTGTCACGATTAACTTAGCTCCTGCAGATTTGCGTAAGGAAGGCTCATCTTTCGATCTTGCTATCGCTTTAGGCTTGCTGACAACCAGTGGACAGGTTGTCTTACCAGTAGGGGAACGAACGCTGTTTATTGGCGAGCTGGCACTAGATGGCAGCATTCGTCCTGTAAATGGGGTGTTGTCTATGGTTGATCTGGCCAAGCGAGAAGGATTCGATTCCGTGCTGCTTCCTCAAGAAAACGCAAGCGAGGCTCGTCTAATTGCGGATATACGTATTTACGCTATACGCCATCTGGTGGATCTTATCCCGGTTAATGATCATGCACAAGCCACCCCGGACGGCCAAGTGACCAATCAAAATTGTACTGCCAGTGAACAAGTCATAATCCATTCCTATGACCATTTACCCCGAGCAGAGCATATACCGTTGTGTGAGCAAGAAGCGCTAATCAGTAATATGGAAGATTACAGCGATGTATTGGGTCAGCTACACGCCAAACGTGCGTTAGTTATCGCTGCAGCAGGAATGCATAATATTCTTCTTATGGGACCGCCGGGTGCTGGAAAAACGATGCTCATCCGCAGGTTGCCCTCGATCCTGCCGCCTTTGACTGAAAAGGAGTCGCTAGAAGTGACCAAGGTATACAGCGCAGCAGGAAAATGGAAGGACTCATCGCCCCATCTCATGCATGTTCGTCCCTTCCGTGCGCCTCATCATACGATCTCTGCTGCTGGATTGGTGGGCGGAGGAGGCATACCCAAACCAGGAGAAATCAGTCTTGCACACCGAGGGATTTTATTTCTCGATGAGCTGCCTGAGTTTAGCCGTCATGTACTAGAAGTGCTGCGGCAGCCTCTGGAAGACCACCATGTTACAATCAGTCGTTCACGTGCAGTGTTTAAGTATCCGGCGCATTTTTTACTTGCAGCTTCTTTGAATCCGTGTCACTGTGGCTTTTTCGGCAATAACACGGAACATCAGCGCTGTACCTGTTCACCTGCAGCAGTAGCTCGATACCGCTCACGTATTTCCGGTCCATTGCTGGATCGAATTGATCTTCAGCTTGAGGTATCACAACCGAAGGATTGGCGGGAGGAAAAAGAATCACTGTCGTCTGCTGATATGAGAAAGCAGGTGTTGGCTGCTCGAGTAATACAAATCCGCAGATACAGCAAGCTTCCTTTTTCATGGAATAGTGAGCTGTCCGGTCAGATGCTGCGTAAATATGCGGTTTTAGAACAAAATGCAGCGGAGTTGCTTGACCAGACGATGGATGCACTTGGTTTAAGCATGCGTGCGTATGATCGAATTCTCAAGCTGTCCCGCACCATTGCAGACTTACAGGAGTCAGAGAAAATTACGACTTCACATGTGGCTGAAGCTATTCAATACCGCCAGATGGATAGAGCAAATTCCAATTTTCCCGAAATGTAAAAAGGCGATAAAATAGCAGATACAGTACATCATTTTTATGAAAAAGTTTTTCCAAAGGGTATGTATACGAGAGAAAACGGAAATAAGGACAAAAAAAAGCTCCAGGCAAAAAGACCTGGAGAAGCAAAAAAGATTATGACAATAGTGATTATACTATGAGTATATCAATTTCGTATATACGATTATGCATCATCTCCCATGTTACTTGATGGAAAAACAACAAGCCCCTCGACCAATATGGTTGAGGGGCTTGTTGTGAAATTCATTCTAACTCTATGTTACAAAACGTTCAGCTTCACTTCAATATTACCGCGGGTAGCGCGGGAGTATGGACATTGTTCATGTGCGCCTTCCACCAGTTTTACCGCAGTTTCATGATCAACGCCTTTGACCAGAACGTCGAGGTTTACTCCGATTCCGAAGCCGCCGTCTTCGACTTTGCCAAAATGGACCGTAGCTGTGACTTCGGTACCTTCATGTTTAACACGTTGCATGCGAGCGACCATATTTAAAGCACTGTCAAAGCAAGCAGAATAGCCTGCTGCGAATAGCTGCTCTGGATTCGTACCTGTACCGCCGGCGCCACCCATTTCTTTTGGAGTATCAATATCTAAACGAAGTTCAGGGGAAGAAGACTCGATATAACCGTTACGTCCACCAACTGCTTTTACTGTTGTTTCATACATTTTTTGTTGAATGGTCATCATAATCCAATCACTGCCTCTCGCTCAATTTGTATTTTACACAATTTAATTTATCAAAATAATTATTTTTTGTAAAGTATTTTATGCAATTAGAATGTACTTTGCTATATAATGTGCTAAAATAATGACGAAAGTAGGTGACTAGACAGCATGGAAAACAATTCTAATGAACACGCGGCGTTGAAACTTGATAATCAGTTATGCTTTGCCATATATGCATGCTCCAGAGAGATTACAAAGCTGTACCAGCCTTATCTAGAAAAGCTTGGTGTAACGTACTCACAATATTTGGTACTTATCGTGCTCTGGGAGCGTGAAGAGTGTACAGTGAAGGAATTGGGTGAGGCGTTATATTTGGATTCCGGCACACTAACTCCACTATTAAAGAGGTTGCAGAATGCCGGGCTGATCGATCGAAAGCGTTCCACTCAAGATGAGCGTAAGGTGCTGATTTCTTTAACGACAGAGGGAAGAGCGTTGCGGGATAAAGCCCTGTCTGTACCAGGATGCATACAGGAAAAAACAAGTATGACTCATGATCAATTTGGGTCGCTTCTGCTTCAGTTTAATGATCTGCTCGATCGTGTTCATCAAGCGAATGTACAAATTGAAAAATCATAACAGGTACTTTCGGTTGCTCTTGTGAATTTATGACATGAGTTGTTCTTAACTGAAAGAAAAAATGCTATTTAAAGTCTAATGAAATAAAGTGCCTCTCATTGCGGATTAGGTAATCCCATTTTGTGGAGGTGCTTTTTTGTGTGAATTTGTATTAAAAAGCAAAATCCAATAATATCCAAACATTCGATTTTGGGAATGATAATGATATCAAAATACTGTAATTCATGAGGTTGAATTATAAGGAAAGCGTTTTAAAAACATGTTACAATGATGTAGGTTTAGTATAGATTTCCTTGTGAACCGCCCTTGTTGCAGTCATGTTGATAGGAGGATTCCAGAATGAATATCCATGAATATCAGGGTAAAGAAGTATTAAAGCAGTACGGAGTGGCTGTACCGAACGGCAAGGTTGCCTACACGGTGGAAGAAGCCGTTGCTGCGGCAGAATCGCTTGGAAGCGCTGTTACGGTCGTAAAAGCACAAATTCATGCTGGTGGACGCGGTAAAGCGGGTGGCGTAAAAGTTGCCAAAGGCTTGGATGAGGTGCGGACTATTGCTTCTGAAATTTTGGGTAAGGTGCTAGTGACACATCAGACCGGAGCTGAAGGTAAAGAGGTCAAACGTCTTTTGATTGAGGAAGGCTGTGATATTCGCAAAGAATATTACGTAGGCGTTGTCGTGGATCGCGCGACTGGACGCATCGTATTGATGGCCTCCGAAGAAGGCGGTACGGAAATCGAAGAGGTGGCTGCGGCTACTCCGGAGAAGATTTTTAAAGCAGTTGTTGATCCAGCAATTGGGCTTCAGGTGCATCAAGCTCGTAAGCTGGCGTATGAGATTAATATTCCCAATGAGCTGGTGAATAAAGCGGTCAAGTTTATGCTGGCGCTTTACGAAGCTTTTGTGGACAAGGACTGTTCGATTGCAGAAATTAATCCCCTAGTCGTTACGGGTGATGGGAATGTACT contains these protein-coding regions:
- the sucC gene encoding ADP-forming succinate--CoA ligase subunit beta, with protein sequence MNIHEYQGKEVLKQYGVAVPNGKVAYTVEEAVAAAESLGSAVTVVKAQIHAGGRGKAGGVKVAKGLDEVRTIASEILGKVLVTHQTGAEGKEVKRLLIEEGCDIRKEYYVGVVVDRATGRIVLMASEEGGTEIEEVAAATPEKIFKAVVDPAIGLQVHQARKLAYEINIPNELVNKAVKFMLALYEAFVDKDCSIAEINPLVVTGDGNVLALDAKLNFDSNALFRHKDILELRDLDEEDEKEIEASKYDLSYIALDGNIGCMVNGAGLAMATMDIIKYYGGDPANFLDVGGGATTEKVTEAFKIILSDPKVEGIFVNIFGGIMQCDIIANGVVEAAKQLGLTRPLVVRLEGTNVELGKQILAESGLNIVAADSMADGAQKIVELVQ
- a CDS encoding organic hydroperoxide resistance protein, whose product is MMTIQQKMYETTVKAVGGRNGYIESSSPELRLDIDTPKEMGGAGGTGTNPEQLFAAGYSACFDSALNMVARMQRVKHEGTEVTATVHFGKVEDGGFGIGVNLDVLVKGVDHETAVKLVEGAHEQCPYSRATRGNIEVKLNVL
- a CDS encoding MarR family winged helix-turn-helix transcriptional regulator, coding for MENNSNEHAALKLDNQLCFAIYACSREITKLYQPYLEKLGVTYSQYLVLIVLWEREECTVKELGEALYLDSGTLTPLLKRLQNAGLIDRKRSTQDERKVLISLTTEGRALRDKALSVPGCIQEKTSMTHDQFGSLLLQFNDLLDRVHQANVQIEKS
- a CDS encoding YifB family Mg chelatase-like AAA ATPase, whose translation is MYGKLHGACLYGIDGVLIEVETDLSNGLPQTAIIGLPDSAIREAVERVRAAIKNCGFKYPSQRVTINLAPADLRKEGSSFDLAIALGLLTTSGQVVLPVGERTLFIGELALDGSIRPVNGVLSMVDLAKREGFDSVLLPQENASEARLIADIRIYAIRHLVDLIPVNDHAQATPDGQVTNQNCTASEQVIIHSYDHLPRAEHIPLCEQEALISNMEDYSDVLGQLHAKRALVIAAAGMHNILLMGPPGAGKTMLIRRLPSILPPLTEKESLEVTKVYSAAGKWKDSSPHLMHVRPFRAPHHTISAAGLVGGGGIPKPGEISLAHRGILFLDELPEFSRHVLEVLRQPLEDHHVTISRSRAVFKYPAHFLLAASLNPCHCGFFGNNTEHQRCTCSPAAVARYRSRISGPLLDRIDLQLEVSQPKDWREEKESLSSADMRKQVLAARVIQIRRYSKLPFSWNSELSGQMLRKYAVLEQNAAELLDQTMDALGLSMRAYDRILKLSRTIADLQESEKITTSHVAEAIQYRQMDRANSNFPEM